The sequence TTTTCGGCTACAGCCATTATCACGAGAGCAAAGTGGGGCTGGCCTATGCCCGTCCTTTCGGTGAGAAGCTTTCGGTTGGGGTGCAGCTTAACTATCTCCATACCTTTATTGAAGAAGGCTATGGTTCAAAAGGCATCCTGGCTGCTGAACTGGGGGTTCTGTATGAATTGCTGCCCCGCCTGAATATAGGCGTGCACCTGTTTAATCCCACCCTGGCCAAAATGGATGTCTTGGGCGCTGAGCGTATTCCCACCATTCTGCGCCTTGGGATGGCTTACAGTTTCTCTGACCGGGTGCTGGTATGCCTTGAGACTGAAAAGGATCTTGACAATAAGCCAGTTTTTCGGATGGGGCTGGATTATGGCCTGACAGAGAACATTTACCTAAGGGCTGGGATAGGAACACGACCTACTACCAATGCCTTCGGCTTCGGAATGAAACTGGGTAGGCTTCAAATCGATCTGGCTTCGTCCTTTCATCAGGTGCTGGGTTATTCTCCCCAAGCCAGCCTGGTTTATGCATTCTGATATCAAACGAGCGGGCAGATGATGGCCCATTTGAAACATATCAACCATTTGTTTATTAGCTGGCGAATTTGCCTGGCCTGCTGCCTTTTGCCCTTCCTTTTACAGGGACAGCAGCCCGCATTCCCTGACACCCTTCCTCCCCTGCCCCTGAACGAGGAGATATTTCAGCAGCGCATCGAAAGTCTGGCCGAGGAAACAGAAGAAGAGCCCGACTTCAGCGCCCTCATTGAAGATCTGGAAATGTTGCGCTCCCATCCCCTTAATCTCAATGAGGCTTCAGCGCATGATTTACGAAGGTTGATTTTCCTCAATGAAATCCAGATCCAAAACCTTCTTGACCACATCCGTCAGCAAGGCAAGTTGCTGAGTGTCCTTGAATTACAAAGCATTGATGGCTTTGACCCCTCCACCATACGTGCCATTCAGCCTTATGTTTCGGTCAGGGATACCCCCTTCAGGAGGCACCTTGGTTTTAATGAGATCCTGCAGCAGGGTCAACACCAGTATTTCCTTCGCTGGCAGCGACAAATAGAATTACCAAGGGGCTTCATCATCCCTGACCCAACAGAAGAGAACTCAGATCCGGCACCAGTATATCCGGGAAGCCCATACCGCCTTTACACAAGATATCGCTTCACATGCTATAATCACCTGAGCATAGGCTTCACCGCCGAGAAAGACCCTGGCGAGGTTTTTTTCAGCCATGGTCAGCCCCGGGGATTTGACTATTATTCCGGCCATTTCTTGATACGCGATCTGGGGATACTGCGCACAGCAGTGGTCGGCGATTACCAGTTGCAGTTCGGGCAGGGGCTTACCCTCTGGTCGGGCCTTAGCTTTGGAAAGAGCAGCGAGGCCATTGCTGTCCACAAGCAGGCGCAGGGTATCCGCCCGCATACCTCCGTGGATGAAAATGCCTTCTTCAGGGGGACAGGCCTTACTTTTGCATTGGGCCATTTTGAGCTCACCGCCTTTGCCTCTTCCAAACGCCGCGACGCCAACATCCTTGAAGCCGACACCCTCGAGGGGGAGTCACTGGTTATCACCAGTCTTCAGCAAACCGGTCTGCACCGCACGCTTGCCGAACTTGCCGACAAGCACGCCATTCGCGAAAACCTATTTGGGGGCCACCTGGCCTGGAAAAAAAATTCATTCAACCTGGGCCTGACCGCAAGCCATACATTTCTGGGCGCTGAGTACAGACGCGATCTTTCCTTTTATAATCAATTCGATTTCAACCAAAATAAAAACACCAACATAGGGTGCAACTTCTCCTTTGTCCGCCGCAACGTTCACTTCTTTGGTGAGTCAGCCCTGAGCGCCAATGGAGGTTATGCCATCC is a genomic window of Bacteroides sp. containing:
- a CDS encoding helix-hairpin-helix domain-containing protein, whose product is MMAHLKHINHLFISWRICLACCLLPFLLQGQQPAFPDTLPPLPLNEEIFQQRIESLAEETEEEPDFSALIEDLEMLRSHPLNLNEASAHDLRRLIFLNEIQIQNLLDHIRQQGKLLSVLELQSIDGFDPSTIRAIQPYVSVRDTPFRRHLGFNEILQQGQHQYFLRWQRQIELPRGFIIPDPTEENSDPAPVYPGSPYRLYTRYRFTCYNHLSIGFTAEKDPGEVFFSHGQPRGFDYYSGHFLIRDLGILRTAVVGDYQLQFGQGLTLWSGLSFGKSSEAIAVHKQAQGIRPHTSVDENAFFRGTGLTFALGHFELTAFASSKRRDANILEADTLEGESLVITSLQQTGLHRTLAELADKHAIRENLFGGHLAWKKNSFNLGLTASHTFLGAEYRRDLSFYNQFDFNQNKNTNIGCNFSFVRRNVHFFGESALSANGGYAILNGLIMSLDPRLSLSLLHRHFSRDYQALYASAFSENTRVANENGLYLGLSFQLSKQWKLTAYADHFAFPWMKYRTYSPSRGYEYLVQLNHHPRRNTEIYVRYRIRNKPLNTRESVAITYPEDVIRQNLRFYISHAITPTLSLRNRIEITHYRQGQQNEQGFAILQDMIYRNTDSPWSITIRYALFDTGGYESRIYVYENDVLYAFSFPFYYHRGSRAYALIRYRLNRHFDLYGRLARTFYANPAPATTGPDGLDDNTRTEIKLQVRARF